From the genome of bacterium:
CCTCGACGATATTACCCGACGAAATGGGTTTATTTTTCTCGAACTCATCAGCTACCTTCGCCCATTCCAGAAGCAGGGGCGTTATTTTAAGTCTTTCCTCAACTTGAACTTCTTCAAAGGGATTAAAAAAGAACCTGCCTTCTGGCCATGCCAGCGCTGTAAACACTGCTATCTTGCCCTTCTTTTTTCCGCAAGTGGCTTGAACCACTTCGCCGTTCGAAATAAGAATGATTGCTTCCTGGTTTTCGGACGTTACCGAAACGCTCCCAGTCTTCTGTCCGAGTTCCAGTATCTGCAGGATATCTATGAGATTCCTTCCTGCAAGACTTCCCTCAAGACTGCCGTCAGAAGAGGGTCCTAATTTAACGTTGTCCAGCCATCTTAACCTGGCATCCACTCTGGCAAGAAGTTTATCTACGTCAAAGGGCTTTGTTATATAATCATCCGCTCCTAACGACAGCCCTTCAATTTCATCCTCTCTTGCATCCTTTGCAGTCAAAAAGATGAATCTTACGCTCCCGAATCTGCCGTCCGCCCGGACGTTTCTGCAGAGTTCAAAACCGTCCATCTCAGGCATTGCCACATCGGCTATAATGAGGTGGGGATTGAAACTAGGCATTTGTCTGAGAGCGTCATTGCCGTTTACGGCCGTCTTTACTGCATAGCCTCTTTCGTTAAGCACCCTCTCAAGAATTGTTCTAAGCCTTGCTTCGTCATCCACTATTAAAACTCTTTTTGACATCTGGGCCTTAGTTTTATTGTTCATTTGAGCCTCTTGCAGGCAGATAAACATTAAACACTGTTCCTTCGCCGAAAACACTTTTCACATCCAGCCACCCGCCCTGAGCCTCGATGAACTGTTTTGTTATCGAAAGCCCAAGCCCGACACCCTCTATCTTAGAACCACCTACTCTGTAAAACGGAACAAAAATCTTTTCAAGCTCTTGAGGTTTGATGCCTATTCCAGTATCCTCTATTGAAACCCTTGTGAAATTTCTCTCAGAGCTGTCGACTTCAA
Proteins encoded in this window:
- a CDS encoding response regulator, translated to MNNKTKAQMSKRVLIVDDEARLRTILERVLNERGYAVKTAVNGNDALRQMPSFNPHLIIADVAMPEMDGFELCRNVRADGRFGSVRFIFLTAKDAREDEIEGLSLGADDYITKPFDVDKLLARVDARLRWLDNVKLGPSSDGSLEGSLAGRNLIDILQILELGQKTGSVSVTSENQEAIILISNGEVVQATCGKKKGKIAVFTALAWPEGRFFFNPFEEVQVEERLKITPLLLEWAKVADEFEKNKPISSGNIVEDFIRYVRERENEGS